From one Phorcysia thermohydrogeniphila genomic stretch:
- the coaD gene encoding pantetheine-phosphate adenylyltransferase encodes MIKRAIYPGTFDPVTLGHLDIVRRGLELFPELIIGIAENPKKKPLFTIEERKEMFEKSLEEVGLAGKVEVKTFNTLLVEFAKKEGAVAILRGIRIISDMDHEFTMASLNRKLYPEIETVFLMPSDEYAYLSSSAVREIAFYGGDVSPFVTKFVERKLKEKMEQVRRGAL; translated from the coding sequence ATGATAAAGAGGGCTATCTATCCCGGAACTTTTGACCCTGTGACCCTTGGTCACCTTGACATAGTGAGGAGGGGACTGGAGCTCTTCCCAGAGTTGATAATAGGGATTGCAGAGAACCCAAAGAAAAAGCCTCTCTTCACCATTGAAGAGAGGAAGGAGATGTTTGAGAAAAGCCTTGAGGAAGTTGGGCTTGCCGGTAAGGTGGAGGTTAAGACCTTTAACACCCTCCTTGTTGAGTTTGCTAAGAAGGAGGGAGCTGTAGCCATTTTAAGGGGAATCAGGATAATTTCCGATATGGACCACGAGTTTACGATGGCTTCACTCAACAGGAAGCTCTACCCTGAGATAGAGACCGTTTTCCTGATGCCCTCCGATGAGTACGCCTACCTTTCCTCTTCTGCCGTTAGAGAGATAGCCTTTTACGGAGGTGACGTTTCTCCCTTTGTAACAAAGTTCGTTGAGAGGAAGCTGAAGGAGAAGATGGAGCAGGTTAGACGGGGAGCTCTATAA
- a CDS encoding sensor histidine kinase, giving the protein MRRQAVKILSILLGILVVGYFGTSLVSSLTGEFYLNNPLFHVLFALILILLTVLFAIFIRNLVLFFFPHFKTNLRLKIFTAFVLLILGPALFTIFLSSSVVNNGLDRLLRIQVKRIVNISKDTTEQFIQFISDDLKRKIRQLKGRKNVYPYTLKVYGVDGFLKVEGKRVRKVGNIPINPKEVSSLKESVSYTFLDHENKLLIVCQKEKRRAFCISKRLPDKLVKDIEKLSELHSNYESMVAYKTPIKALYTLTFTIMGIAVLFGALWFARYFEKRITIPIEALYRATQKISKGDLNVKVEEEASDELKHVIEAFNYMVEQLRALKHSLEESRRYMEQILNSITPAIITFDVNYRLVSCNRRARELFGFSGENRELNILELLSRYPELKKAVEELILKGERKTEVREEINGREKFLTVELIISPEISDRILIIEDVTDLVKAQKAQAWKEVARRIAHEIKNPLTPITLNAERIRRQFKKGNPEIGEIIDKAVDSILAEVEVIKRLIDEFRKFARLPLPEKKLSDVNSLIRSSLEPYENRVALKFELEDIPQIPLDRSLMREVLINLIENSIEAGATEVSVSTTSKDGKIFIVFKDNGPGIPEEIADKLFAPYVSTKEDGWGLGLSIVKKIVEDHGGKIYTIDRNTFVIELPV; this is encoded by the coding sequence GTGCGTAGGCAGGCAGTTAAGATACTGTCAATACTCCTTGGAATTCTCGTCGTCGGGTACTTCGGGACGAGCCTCGTCTCCTCTTTGACGGGGGAGTTTTACCTTAACAACCCCCTCTTTCACGTCCTTTTTGCCCTGATTCTCATCCTCCTTACGGTTCTCTTTGCAATTTTCATAAGGAACCTCGTCCTCTTCTTCTTTCCCCACTTTAAGACGAACCTAAGGCTCAAGATATTTACTGCCTTCGTTCTCCTTATCCTCGGCCCTGCCCTCTTTACGATTTTCCTCTCAAGTAGCGTCGTAAACAACGGACTTGACAGGTTACTAAGGATTCAGGTCAAGAGAATAGTGAACATCTCCAAGGACACGACAGAGCAGTTCATACAGTTCATCTCCGACGACCTAAAGAGGAAAATTCGCCAGCTAAAGGGAAGGAAAAACGTCTACCCCTACACGCTCAAAGTTTACGGAGTGGACGGCTTTTTAAAGGTTGAAGGAAAAAGGGTAAGGAAGGTCGGCAACATCCCGATAAACCCCAAGGAGGTAAGCTCTCTAAAGGAGTCTGTCAGCTACACCTTCCTTGACCACGAGAACAAGCTCCTAATAGTCTGCCAGAAAGAGAAAAGGAGAGCCTTCTGCATCTCAAAGAGGCTACCGGACAAGCTCGTTAAGGACATAGAGAAACTCTCAGAGCTCCACTCAAACTACGAGTCAATGGTCGCCTACAAGACCCCCATTAAGGCACTCTACACCCTCACATTCACAATAATGGGAATAGCCGTTCTCTTTGGAGCTCTCTGGTTTGCACGCTACTTTGAGAAGAGGATAACGATACCGATAGAAGCCCTCTACCGGGCAACCCAGAAGATTTCAAAGGGAGACCTCAACGTAAAGGTAGAAGAGGAAGCCTCTGATGAGCTTAAGCACGTCATAGAGGCCTTTAACTACATGGTGGAACAGCTCAGAGCTCTAAAGCACTCCCTTGAAGAGAGCCGTCGCTACATGGAGCAGATACTAAACAGCATCACGCCGGCAATTATCACCTTTGACGTAAACTACAGGCTCGTTTCCTGCAACAGGAGGGCGAGGGAGCTCTTTGGCTTTTCTGGAGAGAACAGGGAGTTGAACATCTTGGAGCTCCTTTCACGCTACCCAGAGCTTAAAAAGGCAGTTGAGGAACTGATTTTAAAAGGAGAGAGGAAGACAGAAGTTAGAGAAGAGATAAACGGAAGGGAAAAGTTCTTAACCGTTGAGCTCATTATCTCTCCGGAGATTTCAGACAGGATTCTCATAATTGAGGACGTTACAGACCTTGTAAAGGCACAAAAAGCTCAAGCTTGGAAAGAGGTTGCCCGTAGAATTGCCCACGAGATAAAGAACCCACTAACTCCGATTACTCTCAACGCTGAGAGGATAAGGAGACAGTTTAAGAAAGGAAATCCCGAAATAGGTGAAATAATAGACAAGGCCGTTGACTCAATCCTTGCAGAGGTAGAGGTCATAAAGAGGCTAATAGACGAGTTCAGGAAGTTCGCAAGGCTACCACTTCCGGAGAAAAAGCTCTCAGACGTTAACAGCCTGATAAGGAGCTCCCTTGAGCCCTACGAGAACAGAGTGGCTTTAAAGTTTGAGCTTGAGGACATTCCCCAAATTCCCTTAGACAGAAGCTTAATGAGGGAGGTTCTAATAAACCTGATAGAGAACAGCATTGAGGCAGGAGCTACAGAGGTTAGCGTCTCCACCACCTCAAAAGACGGAAAGATTTTCATCGTCTTTAAGGACAACGGCCCCGGCATACCAGAAGAAATCGCCGATAAACTCTTTGCTCCCTACGTGTCAACAAAGGAAGACGGCTGGGGACTCGGGCTTTCCATCGTTAAAAAGATAGTGGAAGACCACGGCGGAAAGATATACACAATTGACAGGAATACTTTCGTTATAGAGCTCCCCGTCTAA